The following proteins come from a genomic window of Pseudomonas putida:
- a CDS encoding fumarylacetoacetate hydrolase family protein, with protein MSYQHQYVDGTRIHFPLGKVVCIGRNYAEHAKELDNPIPTEPLLFIKPGSCVVPAEGGFKIPAERGSVHYEVEIAVLLGKPLSTHPSEEEVLDAISGYAPALDLTLRDVQAKLKEKGLPWELAKCFDGACVLPPFVSAASFEDVTDIPVRLTVNGEVRQEGNSAMMLNPIVPMIQYMAAHFSLQAGDVILTGTPAGVGPFNVGDELVLELPGVSRFESRVL; from the coding sequence ATGAGTTACCAGCACCAGTACGTAGACGGCACGCGCATTCACTTCCCCCTGGGCAAGGTGGTGTGCATCGGCCGTAACTATGCCGAGCATGCCAAGGAACTGGACAACCCGATCCCCACCGAGCCGCTGCTGTTCATCAAGCCAGGCAGCTGCGTGGTGCCGGCCGAAGGTGGCTTCAAGATCCCGGCCGAGCGTGGGTCGGTGCACTATGAGGTTGAAATCGCCGTATTGCTGGGCAAGCCGCTGTCGACCCATCCGAGCGAGGAAGAGGTGCTGGACGCCATTTCCGGTTACGCGCCGGCGCTGGACCTGACCCTGCGCGACGTGCAGGCCAAGCTGAAGGAAAAGGGCCTGCCTTGGGAGCTGGCCAAGTGCTTTGACGGCGCTTGCGTGCTGCCACCGTTCGTCTCGGCCGCCAGCTTCGAGGACGTGACAGACATCCCGGTGCGCCTGACCGTGAATGGCGAAGTGCGCCAGGAGGGTAACAGCGCGATGATGCTTAACCCGATCGTGCCGATGATTCAGTACATGGCAGCGCATTTCTCACTACAAGCGGGGGATGTAATCCTCACCGGTACCCCGGCGGGTGTTGGGCCGTTCAATGTCGGTGACGAGCTGGTGCTGGAACTGCCGGGTGTGAGCCGCTTCGAAAGCCGGGTGCTTTAA
- a CDS encoding FAD-binding protein encodes MTRPAVIEELMTLVDPGKVLTDPVSLEAYGKDWTKHYPPAPSAIVFPKTVEQVQAIVHWANAHQVALVPSGGRTGLSAGAVAANGEVVVAFDYMNQILGFNAFDRTVVCQPGVITRQLQTFAEEQGLYYPVDFASSGSSQIGGNIGTNAGGIKVIRYGMTRNWVAGLKVVTGKGELLELNRDLIKNATGYDLRQLFIGAEGTLGFVVEATMRLDRAPRNLTAMVLGTPDFDSIMPVLHAFQGKLDLTAFEFFSDKGLAKILARGDVPAPFATDCPFYALLEFEASTEDVANEALATFEHCVEQGWVLDGVMSQSETQLKNLWKLREYLSETISHWTPYKNDISVTVSKVPAFLRDIDAIVSEHYPDYEVVWYGHIGDGNLHLNILKPEHMSKDDFFASCAKVNKWVFEIVERYNGSISAEHGVGMTKRDYLGYSRSPEEIACMKAIKAVFDPNGIMNPGKIFAPE; translated from the coding sequence ATGACCCGCCCCGCTGTTATTGAAGAACTGATGACCCTTGTCGACCCGGGCAAGGTCCTGACTGACCCGGTTTCCCTCGAAGCGTATGGCAAGGACTGGACCAAGCATTACCCGCCCGCGCCCAGCGCCATCGTCTTTCCCAAAACGGTAGAACAGGTGCAAGCCATTGTGCACTGGGCCAATGCGCACCAGGTGGCGCTGGTGCCCTCTGGCGGGCGTACCGGGCTTTCTGCTGGTGCGGTGGCAGCCAATGGCGAGGTTGTGGTCGCCTTCGACTACATGAACCAGATCCTTGGCTTCAATGCCTTCGACCGCACTGTGGTTTGCCAGCCAGGGGTCATCACCCGCCAGTTGCAAACCTTCGCCGAAGAGCAAGGCCTGTATTACCCGGTGGACTTCGCTTCCAGCGGCTCCAGCCAGATTGGCGGCAATATCGGCACCAATGCCGGCGGAATCAAGGTGATCCGCTACGGCATGACCCGCAACTGGGTGGCCGGGCTGAAAGTGGTCACCGGCAAGGGCGAGTTGCTGGAACTGAACAGGGACCTGATCAAGAACGCCACCGGTTACGACCTGCGGCAGCTGTTCATTGGTGCCGAGGGTACGCTGGGCTTCGTGGTCGAGGCCACCATGCGCCTGGACCGCGCACCGCGCAATCTCACCGCCATGGTGCTGGGCACACCGGACTTCGACTCGATCATGCCGGTGCTGCACGCTTTCCAGGGCAAGCTGGACCTGACCGCTTTCGAGTTTTTCTCCGACAAGGGGCTGGCCAAGATCCTTGCGCGCGGCGATGTACCTGCGCCGTTCGCGACTGATTGCCCGTTCTATGCGCTGCTGGAGTTCGAGGCCAGCACTGAAGACGTTGCCAACGAAGCATTGGCTACCTTCGAGCATTGCGTCGAGCAGGGTTGGGTGCTGGATGGGGTGATGAGCCAGAGCGAAACCCAGCTGAAAAACCTGTGGAAGCTGCGCGAGTACCTGTCGGAAACCATCTCGCACTGGACACCGTACAAGAACGACATTTCTGTCACTGTCTCGAAAGTGCCTGCGTTCCTGCGCGATATCGACGCCATCGTCTCAGAACATTATCCGGACTATGAGGTGGTGTGGTACGGCCATATTGGTGACGGCAACCTGCACCTGAACATCCTCAAGCCTGAACATATGAGCAAGGACGACTTCTTCGCTTCGTGTGCCAAGGTCAACAAGTGGGTGTTCGAGATTGTCGAGCGTTACAACGGGTCGATTTCTGCGGAGCATGGCGTAGGCATGACCAAGCGTGACTACCTGGGCTACAGCCGCTCCCCCGAAGAAATCGCCTGCATGAAGGCAATAAAGGCCGTGTTCGACCCTAACGGCATCATGAATCCGGGTAAGATCTTCGCACCTGAATAA